In Salinibacterium sp. dk2585, a single window of DNA contains:
- a CDS encoding LPXTG cell wall anchor domain-containing protein, protein MPIPLPAAPPVCQATVAALPATGGGVAPLVFLAVALLLTGGVVLLLRRRTGRITVAALALTVVLVALPGNEGPVQAATGGVSYTDGCTVIEVGDIVLDASTANILPGDRVAAISAVVTNTFSRSIEVSAEARLDAASTLAQAFTAEVELGGQADEVVLGAGETVTAELFLTLPETVGNGVQASGTPVSLVVTAVQR, encoded by the coding sequence ATGCCCATTCCTCTCCCTGCGGCACCACCGGTGTGCCAGGCCACGGTCGCTGCGCTTCCCGCAACCGGGGGCGGCGTAGCGCCGCTCGTGTTCCTCGCGGTCGCGTTGCTGCTGACTGGTGGTGTAGTCCTGCTGCTTCGGCGCCGGACCGGCCGCATTACTGTGGCAGCCCTCGCGCTCACGGTCGTCTTGGTGGCGCTCCCGGGCAACGAAGGGCCAGTGCAAGCGGCCACGGGTGGGGTGAGCTATACCGACGGATGCACCGTCATCGAAGTGGGCGACATCGTGCTCGACGCAAGCACCGCGAACATCCTCCCCGGTGACCGTGTCGCCGCTATCAGCGCGGTCGTGACCAACACCTTCAGCCGGAGCATCGAGGTGAGTGCCGAAGCACGCCTGGATGCCGCATCCACGCTCGCCCAGGCATTCACCGCCGAGGTGGAGCTCGGCGGGCAGGCTGACGAGGTCGTGCTGGGTGCGGGGGAGACGGTGACGGCGGAGTTGTTCCTCACCCTCCCCGAGACCGTGGGCAACGGGGTGCAGGCAAGCGGAACGCCCGTGTCGCTCGTAGTGACGGCGGTGCAGCGATGA
- a CDS encoding cold-shock protein, with translation MPTGKVKFYDDDKGFGFISSDDGQEVFLHASALPAGTTVRAGTRLEFGIADGKRGAQALSARVLEAPVSLTRMTRKPADDMAIIVEDLVKLLDGIGANLKRGRYPDKSHGAKIAAMLRKVADELDA, from the coding sequence ATGCCAACCGGCAAGGTGAAGTTTTACGATGACGACAAGGGCTTCGGCTTCATCAGCTCAGACGACGGCCAGGAGGTCTTCCTGCACGCGTCGGCACTCCCTGCAGGCACCACCGTGCGTGCCGGCACCCGGCTCGAGTTCGGCATCGCCGACGGCAAGCGCGGCGCGCAGGCGCTGTCGGCGCGTGTGCTCGAGGCGCCCGTGAGCCTGACCCGCATGACGCGCAAGCCTGCCGATGACATGGCGATCATCGTCGAAGACCTGGTGAAGCTGCTCGACGGCATCGGCGCGAACCTCAAGCGCGGTCGCTACCCCGACAAGTCGCACGGTGCCAAGATCGCGGCAATGCTGCGCAAGGTCGCGGACGAGCTGGATGCCTGA
- a CDS encoding Ig-like domain-containing protein: MRRSFGAATVTLTLVLALGWPTAAIAAPSPATITISDTALKIGDTATVTISFSSAVLGLAADDFTVDNAELTDVDSPNGGITWTATLTPDVNVTSLTNVLTLDYAGITDSAGVPGTGTVDSPNYWVDTVRPSLASPIGISDTALKIGDTATVTFQFAEPVLGFTSADVTTPNASLSNLSSSDGGVTWTATLTPAGAVTYATSVLTLNYVGITDLARNAGIGTADSGNYAIDTVRPSLATAITISDTTLTPGATATVTFIFTESVTGFDVGDVTAPNASLSDLSSSDGGSTWTATLTPARSVSDATNVLILDYTGLMDLAGNAGTGSVSSGNYIVNTGTPTATISILPTTYGIGDSAIVTITFSEAVVGFTVEDLTAPSGTLSALRTADNITWTATFTPAPDTELANAAITLELTGVASSAGNAGVGTATSGAYAVDTIRPELTSVSVSDTELGIGDVALVTFTFSEAVSGFVLGDVTAEHATVGNLSGSGSSYTAQLTPNPGTTDSGTVTVALAGITDAAGNTSTGTPMSALYSVDTVRPTATVTVADSEIGVGETSVVTITFSEQVTGFSASDFTAPGGTISALASADGGRTWTATFTPSANVAAPASTVTVDLAGVADAVGNAGVGTAVSAAFAIDTVVSTPTPTPTPTPAPTPTPAAAEALPVTGSTPAGALLAGSMLAAAGIALLALRRRARA, translated from the coding sequence ATGCGCCGCAGCTTCGGAGCCGCCACCGTCACGCTCACTCTCGTACTGGCACTGGGCTGGCCCACGGCTGCTATCGCGGCGCCGTCTCCGGCAACCATCACGATCTCCGACACGGCGCTCAAGATCGGGGATACCGCGACGGTCACCATCAGCTTCTCCAGTGCAGTGCTCGGGTTGGCTGCGGACGACTTCACGGTCGACAACGCGGAGCTTACTGACGTCGACTCGCCGAATGGCGGCATCACATGGACGGCGACTCTCACGCCCGACGTGAACGTGACCTCGTTGACAAACGTGCTCACGCTCGACTACGCCGGAATCACCGACTCGGCTGGCGTCCCTGGCACCGGCACGGTCGACTCCCCCAACTACTGGGTCGACACGGTGCGGCCGTCCCTCGCCTCGCCCATTGGCATCTCAGACACGGCGCTCAAGATCGGGGATACCGCGACGGTCACGTTCCAGTTCGCCGAGCCGGTGCTGGGATTCACCTCTGCCGACGTCACGACCCCCAACGCAAGCCTCTCGAACCTCAGCTCCTCCGACGGCGGCGTCACCTGGACCGCAACACTGACCCCCGCAGGCGCCGTGACCTACGCCACGAGCGTGCTCACGCTCAACTACGTCGGAATCACGGACCTCGCGAGGAACGCTGGCATCGGAACCGCAGACTCCGGCAACTACGCGATAGACACGGTCCGACCCAGCCTGGCCACAGCGATCACCATCTCCGACACCACCCTCACCCCGGGCGCGACAGCGACCGTCACGTTCATATTCACAGAGAGTGTCACCGGCTTCGACGTGGGAGACGTCACCGCCCCCAACGCAAGCCTCTCGGACCTCAGCTCCTCCGACGGCGGCAGCACCTGGACCGCAACACTGACCCCCGCACGCAGCGTGAGCGACGCCACGAACGTGCTCATCCTCGACTACACCGGCCTCATGGACCTCGCGGGCAACGCCGGCACCGGCTCGGTGAGCTCCGGCAATTACATCGTGAACACCGGCACGCCAACCGCCACGATCTCGATTCTTCCCACGACCTATGGCATCGGCGACAGCGCGATCGTCACTATTACGTTCAGCGAAGCGGTCGTTGGATTCACTGTCGAAGACCTCACCGCACCCAGCGGCACCCTCAGCGCACTCCGCACCGCGGATAACATCACCTGGACAGCCACGTTCACCCCGGCCCCCGACACGGAGCTTGCGAACGCGGCGATCACCCTCGAGTTGACTGGCGTCGCCAGCTCCGCGGGCAACGCCGGCGTCGGCACGGCGACATCAGGCGCATATGCCGTCGATACGATCCGGCCTGAGTTGACCTCGGTCAGCGTCTCCGACACGGAGCTCGGGATTGGGGATGTCGCGCTGGTCACGTTCACGTTCTCGGAGGCCGTCTCGGGCTTCGTCCTTGGCGACGTCACGGCCGAGCACGCAACGGTGGGCAACCTCTCTGGCAGCGGCTCTTCCTACACCGCGCAGCTCACGCCGAATCCCGGAACCACCGATTCGGGAACCGTCACGGTTGCCCTCGCAGGAATCACGGATGCCGCAGGCAACACGAGCACCGGAACCCCAATGTCCGCGCTCTATAGCGTCGACACCGTCCGGCCCACCGCTACGGTGACGGTCGCGGATTCTGAGATCGGCGTGGGCGAGACATCCGTTGTCACGATCACCTTCTCGGAGCAGGTCACAGGGTTCTCGGCCAGCGACTTCACGGCTCCCGGCGGCACAATCAGCGCCCTCGCGTCTGCCGACGGCGGACGCACGTGGACCGCCACGTTCACGCCGAGCGCCAACGTGGCCGCTCCCGCCAGCACGGTCACGGTAGACCTCGCCGGTGTCGCCGACGCGGTAGGCAACGCCGGCGTTGGCACGGCTGTATCGGCTGCCTTCGCGATCGACACCGTCGTCTCGACACCCACGCCAACTCCCACGCCTACTCCGGCTCCCACGCCCACGCCCGCGGCCGCCGAAGCGCTTCCCGTCACCGGAAGCACACCGGCCGGGGCACTGCTGGCCGGCAGCATGCTGGCCGCCGCAGGAATCGCCCTCCTCGCGCTGCGCCGCCGCGCCCGCGCATAG
- the serC gene encoding phosphoserine transaminase: MADVTIPSNLLPTDGRFGCGPSKVRPQQIEYLATEGASILGTSHRQAPVKNLVGRVQEGLAQLFRIPEGYEVVLGNGGSTAFWDAAAFGLIEKRSQNLTFGEFGGKFAKAAGAPWLETPDVIKAEPGSRAEAVAREGIDLYGWTHNETSTGVMAPVTRVHGDEGALTVIDATSAAGGVDFDASQADVYYFAPQKNFASDGGLWFALFSPAALERVERIAASDRYIPDFLSLKQAVDNSRLNQTLNTPALSTLLMLDSQVQWINDNGGLAWADARTKESSSALYDWAASVDYATPFVSNPEHRSQVVATIDFNDDIDAAVVAKALRANGIVDTEPYRKLGRNQLRVATFTAIEPDDIRQLIKSIEYVVGAL, encoded by the coding sequence ATGGCCGACGTGACGATCCCCTCTAACCTCCTGCCCACCGACGGACGCTTCGGATGCGGCCCCTCGAAGGTGCGCCCCCAGCAGATTGAGTACCTGGCGACGGAGGGTGCATCGATCCTCGGCACCTCCCACCGGCAGGCACCCGTCAAGAACCTTGTCGGCCGCGTGCAGGAAGGGCTCGCGCAGCTCTTCCGCATCCCGGAGGGCTACGAGGTCGTGCTGGGCAACGGCGGATCGACCGCATTCTGGGATGCCGCGGCATTCGGTCTCATCGAGAAGCGCAGCCAGAACCTCACCTTCGGTGAGTTCGGCGGCAAGTTCGCCAAGGCCGCCGGAGCCCCCTGGCTTGAGACACCCGACGTCATCAAGGCTGAACCAGGCTCGCGCGCTGAGGCGGTCGCCCGCGAGGGCATCGACCTCTACGGGTGGACCCACAACGAGACCTCGACGGGTGTCATGGCCCCCGTCACGCGCGTTCACGGCGACGAGGGTGCCCTGACCGTGATCGACGCGACGAGCGCAGCGGGCGGCGTCGACTTCGACGCTTCGCAGGCCGACGTCTACTACTTCGCCCCCCAGAAGAACTTCGCCTCCGACGGTGGCCTCTGGTTCGCACTGTTCTCCCCCGCCGCCCTTGAGCGGGTCGAGCGCATCGCCGCGAGCGATCGCTACATCCCCGACTTCCTCAGCCTCAAGCAGGCGGTCGACAACTCGCGCCTCAACCAGACCCTCAACACCCCGGCCCTCTCGACGCTCCTCATGCTCGACAGCCAGGTGCAGTGGATCAACGACAACGGCGGCCTTGCCTGGGCGGATGCCCGCACCAAGGAGTCCTCGTCAGCGCTCTACGACTGGGCGGCCAGCGTCGACTACGCGACCCCCTTCGTCAGCAACCCGGAACACCGCTCGCAGGTCGTTGCCACGATCGACTTCAACGATGACATCGACGCCGCCGTGGTCGCGAAGGCGCTGCGCGCCAACGGCATCGTCGACACGGAGCCCTACCGCAAGCTCGGACGCAACCAGCTGCGCGTCGCAACGTTCACGGCGATCGAGCCCGACGACATCCGCCAGCTCATCAAGAGCATCGAATACGTCGTCGGCGCGCTCTAG
- a CDS encoding HNH endonuclease, which translates to MRTLVLNAGYEPLAIVSFKRAVVLVINQKATVLAHDPERPVYSQSDIFERPSVILLNRYVRIPSSRAIPVSRRGVLRRDNHECGYCGHHATTIDHVLPRSRGGRDTWENLVACCLKCNNKKGDRTPREMGWMLRSRPQAPHGTSWMVRGVESAQPQWEEFLAPVAA; encoded by the coding sequence ATGCGCACGCTCGTATTGAACGCCGGATATGAACCCCTTGCCATCGTCAGCTTCAAACGGGCTGTCGTGCTCGTCATCAACCAGAAGGCGACAGTGCTCGCCCACGACCCGGAGCGCCCCGTCTACTCCCAGTCGGACATCTTTGAGAGACCGTCGGTCATTCTGCTCAATCGCTATGTGCGCATCCCGAGCAGCCGAGCGATTCCCGTCAGCCGTCGGGGTGTCCTCCGGCGAGACAATCACGAGTGCGGGTACTGCGGACATCACGCGACCACGATCGACCATGTGCTGCCCCGCTCGCGCGGAGGGCGCGACACGTGGGAGAACCTTGTCGCCTGCTGCCTGAAGTGCAACAACAAGAAGGGCGACCGCACGCCGCGCGAGATGGGGTGGATGCTTCGCTCCCGCCCCCAGGCGCCGCACGGGACCTCGTGGATGGTGCGCGGGGTCGAGAGTGCGCAGCCGCAGTGGGAGGAGTTCCTGGCCCCGGTCGCCGCGTAG
- a CDS encoding metal-dependent transcriptional regulator: MADLIDTTEMYLRTIYELEEEAIIPLRARISERLGHSGPTVSQTVARMERDGLLTVEGDRHLKLTQAGRAKAVAVMRKHRLAERLLSDIIGLDWALVHEEACRWEHVMSEQVERRIVELLGHPTHSPYGNPIPGLDELGENPTTPFGTGVVNIVNYTLGAVGSVSGEIKRLGEPVQYEAELLEQLRVAGVVPGVRAKFSSAGAYVLVEVEGSDEGIELPNEVAQHVYVGIK; the protein is encoded by the coding sequence TTGGCTGATCTCATTGACACCACTGAGATGTACCTGCGCACCATCTACGAGCTCGAAGAAGAGGCCATCATTCCGCTGCGCGCCCGCATCAGCGAGCGGCTCGGGCACTCCGGCCCGACGGTCTCCCAGACTGTCGCCCGCATGGAGCGCGATGGCCTCCTCACAGTCGAGGGCGACCGTCACCTCAAGCTCACGCAGGCGGGCCGAGCGAAGGCGGTCGCCGTCATGCGCAAGCACCGCCTCGCGGAGCGGCTCCTCTCCGACATCATCGGCCTTGATTGGGCCCTCGTGCACGAGGAAGCCTGCCGGTGGGAGCACGTCATGAGCGAGCAGGTGGAGCGTCGCATCGTCGAGTTGCTCGGCCACCCAACACACTCGCCCTACGGCAACCCGATCCCGGGCCTCGACGAGCTGGGCGAGAACCCCACGACGCCCTTCGGCACCGGCGTCGTCAACATCGTGAACTACACGCTGGGGGCGGTCGGTTCGGTCAGCGGCGAGATCAAGCGGCTCGGCGAGCCCGTGCAGTACGAAGCGGAACTCCTCGAGCAGTTGCGGGTCGCCGGTGTCGTGCCGGGCGTCCGTGCGAAGTTCTCCTCCGCGGGCGCCTACGTGCTTGTCGAGGTCGAGGGCAGCGACGAGGGCATCGAGCTTCCCAACGAGGTCGCCCAGCACGTCTACGTCGGCATCAAGTAG
- a CDS encoding DUF3027 domain-containing protein produces the protein MPESTGNPAGPADFDLARSALLEITPESTIGEPAGSIDEGQGTVTVYFDSKKAGYPGWRWTVSIAHVDGAEPTVLETELTPGDEALLSPDWVPWADRLAEYQAAQEAEKAAAAADAESADSDSDDDDADDYYDDDPDDDDEALLHGGDLDGVDIDEIADDPSDDDDDDDDDDDDDDDDDESDDDDDDDEDDDDDESDDEDEDEDEDSDDDADDDDE, from the coding sequence ATGCCTGAGTCGACCGGCAATCCTGCGGGTCCGGCCGACTTCGACCTCGCCCGGTCGGCGCTCCTCGAGATCACGCCAGAGTCCACGATCGGCGAACCCGCTGGCTCGATCGACGAGGGCCAGGGCACCGTGACGGTGTACTTCGACTCGAAGAAGGCCGGCTACCCCGGGTGGCGTTGGACCGTGAGCATCGCGCATGTGGATGGTGCCGAGCCGACCGTGCTTGAGACCGAGCTCACTCCGGGCGACGAGGCGCTCCTGTCGCCTGACTGGGTGCCGTGGGCTGACCGGCTCGCCGAATACCAGGCCGCCCAGGAGGCGGAGAAGGCTGCTGCCGCCGCGGATGCGGAATCGGCCGACTCGGATTCGGACGACGACGACGCTGACGACTACTACGACGACGACCCGGATGATGACGACGAGGCGCTGCTCCACGGTGGCGACCTCGACGGCGTCGACATCGACGAGATCGCTGACGATCCGTCGGATGACGATGACGATGACGATGACGATGACGATGACGATGACGATGACGATGAGTCAGACGACGACGACGACGACGACGAAGACGACGATGACGATGAGTCAGACGACGAAGACGAAGACGAAGACGAAGACTCCGACGACGACGCGGACGACGACGACGAGTAG
- a CDS encoding GrpB family protein → MTRNDSPRRPDVTAVEIVGGPEALTVPLRPHDDGWARVFAEHRQRIRNALGPAVEIEHIGSTAVAGLAAKPIVDIVVAVSDITAEEDYLAPLLAAGYELRVREPGHRLVRTPARDVHVHLYEWGATAIDEYLLLRDHLRADADDRALYESTKRALMSRQWDDMNDYADAKTEVIQAIKARARKARG, encoded by the coding sequence GTGACCCGCAACGACAGCCCCCGCCGCCCCGACGTCACCGCTGTCGAGATTGTGGGCGGGCCCGAGGCGCTGACAGTGCCACTCCGCCCTCACGATGACGGATGGGCGCGCGTCTTCGCCGAGCATCGGCAGCGCATCCGGAATGCTCTTGGGCCTGCAGTCGAGATCGAGCACATCGGGTCGACAGCCGTTGCCGGCCTGGCCGCGAAACCCATCGTCGACATCGTGGTCGCCGTGAGCGACATCACGGCGGAGGAGGACTACCTCGCTCCCCTGCTCGCGGCCGGATATGAGCTTCGGGTTCGCGAGCCCGGGCATCGCCTGGTGCGCACGCCTGCCCGCGACGTGCATGTGCACCTCTACGAGTGGGGCGCCACAGCCATCGACGAATACCTGCTGCTGCGTGACCACCTGCGAGCCGACGCCGACGATCGCGCGCTCTACGAGAGCACCAAGCGGGCACTCATGAGTCGCCAGTGGGACGACATGAACGACTACGCGGATGCTAAGACCGAAGTCATCCAGGCCATCAAGGCTCGAGCGCGCAAGGCGCGAGGCTAG
- a CDS encoding DUF2530 domain-containing protein: METDDRKPLVVGLIAWMLGLIAVVAAPPLFGVELPSMWLWSCIAGIVLGSLGLANAQRRGPR, encoded by the coding sequence GTGGAGACCGACGACCGCAAACCGCTGGTCGTCGGCCTCATCGCCTGGATGCTCGGCCTCATCGCGGTCGTCGCGGCGCCGCCGCTGTTCGGCGTGGAGCTGCCAAGCATGTGGCTGTGGTCGTGCATCGCCGGCATCGTGCTCGGCAGCCTGGGGCTCGCCAACGCTCAGCGGCGCGGGCCCCGCTAA
- a CDS encoding LuxR family transcriptional regulator produces the protein MFFVGAPGAGASQLAGNIATQLRLSNIPVARFDDADRARRIPPVPSDAVVLASGRAGAPLDPDVQRFLQQHTETVPVSALTRAELERVVSLALSSPPSSRLLEALWRASHGNLAAAHTAYEEFDRQGWITSSHGHMHLSVPVRDAVDAIAVDTSRWVPSDSEHVLVTLALEPRARLDDLERAHEPAAVQGALARGVLARHGDALSLHPPLLAAPLRRRAASTVRADTFGTLADAPGAITRLPAVALWALGRKGDVAAAASAAKVAFAAHDYTTGLALSDTALSHHCDQATRIALLLLRAQCLRMLERLSEANTSLKEAAALAYATPIVSTESFALALDLVATRADLLHYRDRSPDAALRVIDEASSLLGEAAEPTLGALSVLHLAYAGRFRDALMEHARLGDAAPGALARRIEAMRILALDATGSSDEAAVLLGRLDRQATSTDAGEWASEEHLGARFSVMLHGRGVAALAAETNRFAAADTDGRMRIDHGIRRLADAEIAVNTGDLVAALAAASDAVNTIERDGPEDYLPRALSLRALALAGTGESVAALRELVRARALPGFANSPVGPETRAAIAGTFSLSGDHESAISECRALVDDGLHGVAVRAGVFGVLERHEETCRLLLELEASGDVAALVRSLASVTLAPGVRDAMRVSRQASALGQFAIAHAAARLAQELCEPGSALHSTAGRLVAAASAHITGKAATPGRGSLTRRESQVSQLMSEGLSNAEIAERLHLSKRTVEGHINRIYAKTAGASA, from the coding sequence ATGTTCTTCGTCGGCGCCCCTGGGGCGGGCGCTTCACAACTCGCGGGGAACATCGCGACGCAATTGCGTCTCTCCAACATCCCGGTCGCCCGATTCGACGATGCTGATCGCGCGCGGCGGATACCGCCGGTTCCATCGGACGCCGTTGTTCTCGCATCGGGCCGCGCCGGTGCGCCGCTCGACCCTGACGTGCAGCGCTTCCTCCAACAGCACACCGAGACAGTGCCGGTTTCGGCCCTCACCCGCGCCGAGCTTGAGCGCGTCGTTTCGCTGGCCTTGTCGAGCCCGCCGTCGTCGCGGCTGCTCGAAGCCCTCTGGCGCGCGTCCCACGGCAACCTGGCTGCTGCGCATACGGCCTACGAGGAGTTCGATCGCCAAGGCTGGATCACCAGCTCGCACGGGCACATGCACTTGAGCGTTCCCGTGCGAGATGCAGTCGACGCCATCGCCGTCGACACCTCCAGATGGGTGCCTTCCGACAGCGAGCACGTGCTGGTGACGCTCGCCCTGGAACCGCGGGCGCGGCTCGATGACCTCGAACGCGCGCACGAACCCGCCGCCGTACAGGGCGCCTTGGCGCGGGGGGTGCTGGCGCGGCACGGCGACGCGCTGTCATTGCATCCGCCCCTCCTCGCCGCCCCGCTACGTCGCCGTGCCGCGTCCACTGTGCGCGCTGACACCTTCGGGACGCTTGCCGATGCCCCCGGCGCGATCACCCGCCTTCCCGCGGTGGCGCTGTGGGCGTTGGGCCGGAAAGGGGATGTGGCCGCCGCCGCGAGTGCCGCAAAGGTCGCCTTCGCCGCACACGATTACACCACCGGCCTCGCACTCAGCGACACCGCCCTCTCGCACCATTGCGATCAGGCAACCCGCATAGCGCTTCTGCTGTTGCGCGCGCAGTGCCTCCGAATGCTCGAACGGCTAAGCGAGGCCAACACGAGCCTGAAGGAGGCGGCCGCGCTTGCCTACGCAACCCCAATAGTGAGCACCGAGTCCTTTGCACTCGCGCTTGACCTCGTTGCGACGCGGGCCGACCTGCTCCACTACCGCGACCGCTCCCCCGACGCGGCGCTACGCGTCATTGATGAAGCCAGCTCGCTCCTCGGCGAAGCGGCGGAACCCACCCTCGGGGCACTCTCGGTGCTCCATCTCGCGTATGCGGGACGCTTCCGCGACGCCCTCATGGAACACGCCCGCCTCGGGGATGCCGCGCCTGGAGCGCTCGCGCGCCGCATCGAAGCCATGCGCATCCTGGCCCTCGACGCGACCGGGAGCTCCGACGAAGCTGCCGTACTCCTCGGCCGACTCGACCGACAGGCGACAAGCACCGACGCCGGAGAGTGGGCCTCGGAGGAGCATTTGGGTGCGCGGTTCTCGGTGATGCTCCACGGACGCGGCGTGGCGGCGCTCGCCGCCGAGACGAATCGCTTCGCAGCTGCGGACACCGACGGCCGGATGCGCATCGATCACGGGATCCGTCGCCTGGCCGACGCTGAGATCGCGGTCAATACTGGCGATCTCGTGGCCGCTCTTGCCGCCGCGAGCGACGCGGTGAACACGATCGAACGTGATGGCCCCGAGGACTACCTGCCGCGAGCGCTGTCGCTTCGGGCGCTCGCGCTCGCGGGCACGGGCGAGTCGGTTGCGGCGCTCCGCGAACTGGTGCGGGCGAGGGCGCTCCCCGGCTTCGCCAATTCCCCTGTCGGCCCTGAGACCCGCGCGGCGATTGCCGGCACCTTCTCCCTGTCGGGCGACCACGAGTCGGCGATTTCGGAGTGCCGCGCACTCGTCGATGACGGGCTCCACGGTGTCGCCGTTCGCGCGGGAGTATTCGGAGTTCTTGAACGCCACGAGGAAACATGCCGTCTGCTGCTCGAACTCGAAGCGAGCGGCGACGTGGCAGCGCTCGTCCGGTCGCTCGCGAGCGTCACGCTCGCTCCGGGCGTTCGAGACGCCATGCGGGTCAGCAGGCAGGCGAGTGCGCTTGGCCAGTTCGCCATTGCGCACGCCGCCGCCCGTCTCGCGCAGGAACTGTGCGAACCCGGCTCTGCCCTGCACTCGACGGCCGGCAGGCTCGTCGCCGCAGCATCCGCCCACATCACCGGTAAGGCTGCCACCCCCGGCCGGGGCAGCCTCACCCGACGAGAGTCGCAGGTTTCCCAGCTCATGAGCGAGGGGCTCAGTAACGCCGAGATCGCCGAGCGCCTCCATCTGTCGAAGCGCACCGTCGAGGGGCACATCAACCGCATCTACGCGAAAACCGCGGGTGCATCGGCTTAG